The genomic segment GATGCCGGCGCCTGGGTGATCGAAGTGAACGCGCAGCCGGATATTGGCCAGACCACCGCCGCCCACCTGTACGGCAAATTGCTCAAAAGGATGCTGCCGGAAACGCCTGTTGAGATTCGCTACGTTGAGGGCCGGGAGAATGATGCCTGGGGCAGGGGGGACAGGGTGAGTTGTCAGGGGCGTTTGTGGAATGGGCTGGCCTGGCAGCCATTGCCGGAGAAACAGGCAGAACGGGTGGCCTGGGCACGGCAGTGCCTTTTGGATGACCAATGCCAGGGTATCTGGCTGGATAAAGAGAGTTGGACGTGGTTCAGGCAAGCCGCCACGGATCTTGCGATCCGGTGACGGCTTTAGAAAGGCTAATGTCAGATCGGGTTGAAGTACTCTGCGCCACCGAGACCGGGTAATGGAATAAATTTGGTTGGGCCATTATTGCCATTGCGACAGGCCGCATCGTGGCTGTCGGTGGATATGGCTGCTGCTGGGTCACGGTCCGTTTGCGTGTTGTTCTCATCCACATGCACGCGAGTCGTTTCCTGCGAATTGCCGTCCAACAGGAAACTGACACCCGCTACCAGGGGTGCGCTGGGTGTAGAGGAATAGCCAATGGTGGCATTGGTTGGGCAATCCAGCCGCGCTTGGTCTGATCTGCCTCGCAAGAAGCTCGCTTCGTCTCCAACAAACTCGAAGTCTGCAGTAATGAACTTATCATTGCCACCGTTCGACAGGGTTTCGATAAAGAGCGTTTCGGCATCCTCACCACTACCGAATACGATAGAGGTAGTTTCGGCATTTTCATCACCGCGGTAGGGTGATTCGACATACAACTTGTAGATGTCATCTGGCGTGTTGTTACCCAACTCAGTCGGGGCTACGAAAACAGACGCAAAGTTGTTGAATTTCACCTGCGATGCCGTGCCACCATTGGGTGTGGTAATGATTCTCAGGCTCGGCGCATCAAAGGCATACATGCCTTTAAAGTTATTATCGGCTAAGCGCTGTTTGAAAAACCGGCTACGATTTGGATTGGCGTACTCAAAACTGTTCAGCGCATTTTGTTGTGCTTGGGAAAACTCTCCAAAGACGTGAGTGTCGGTAAAACCAAACGCTAAATTGTAGTTATTGTTGTTAAGGGTGATGTCGACCGGCGTGCTTTCTTCACGACCGCCGTTGCCGAAACTGAAGACAAGTTACTTGCCAAAACCTACCGAGATAACTTTTCCACTCTTTGGCTCTACCAACAATTCATCGCCATCCCAATTAAAAAGCTTTACGTTATCATCCTTGGCAACGATTGATGTATATGGACTATCATCATACACATGCTTCCGTTTTTCGATCACCCAAGCAATACTCCCATCCTCCCTGACTCCAAATACGTTCTCGTTAAAATACGCACCCGGATCAGGTTCAATTCGGACTACAAGGATAGCGTCAAACACTACCACTTCTGCTATTGGCCATTGAAACGGCACCTCAATACCCGATGGTTTTATTTTCAATACGTTCTTCGTAGCTGAATAATTAATCGTCATGGTAATGGCCTCATGTTTTGGAACGCAGAAGATGGAAGTCGCTGTAACAATTCGTATTGAATTGCACCACCTGAACCCCAGTCAGGTTGCGCCCCAACTGTCCCTACTCGAATATTAGTTCCTGGGGGAACATGAACATCAGACACAAAATTCGGTAGTTCTGGTAGCGCAAACTTATCTTGTATTTGCAGAGGTGTTAACCCTTCGATTTCCTGTTGGCGCATCATCCATGATCTAGCTTGGTTACCCTCGCCATGCACACGTGCAAATACCCTTTCTTGCTCAAGGACAATATCCCTAGCGCGTGTACCTTCCGCATAAGGAGGAAGGTTTCCTTTTGCAAGATGGGGAGCGTTTGCTTCGTCAGCTGACAATGGCCCTGTCAGATTTTTGTTTAGAACACCCTCTCCACCACCAATGCTCTTTTGAAAAACCAAATACAACGGCTCAATCCCACTATCCTTCGGAAAACTTACGATCAGCTCGACCTGATCCTCAAACGGCCGCTGGTATCCGGGTGGCGAGTGTTCCTGGCCATCCTCCTTAATCGGTGTCACCAGAATGCTGTAGGGATCAATACCGGAATCCGCCGGGTATTCGGTGCTCACTACCGGGCGGTGGCCGCTGTCATCCGGGTACCACACGAGGGTGAAGTCGTCATCAACCACCACTTCAAAATTCTCGCCCTTGAGCTCTGCGTGAGCAACCGGAACCCGGTCTTTGTATCCGGTGCTGTCATTAACGTGATAACCAGCCACCCGGAGGTTTCCGGTGGCATCCACGTGCAGATGAAAACGCACCCGAATGGCCGCCTCAGCCATTTCAAGGAGTTCTTCCTCGGTGTACAGGGTGCTGTCGCCCAGCTTGGATGGCCAGAGTGCCAAAAGTACTGTGCTGGCAGCCGTACTCATTACGCTGGCACCAATACGCGCCGCCATAGCCCAGCCTTTTGCCAGTCTCATTGCCGAGCCGGAGATCAGGCCCAGCGGCCGCAAGCCGTTTGCACCGGGGCTGGTGACGGTGGCGGGGGCAAGCATCGCAAGGGTGCCGAAGTTGCTGGCTTTTTCCTCGCCCTCATTACTGTCGGTATCCCCGGAGGGCCGGGTGCAGGACTTGGCAAACACTTTGGGGCCCAAGGGCGGAAGCCCAAAGTTTTCCGAGATCACCACCGGCGGGGGTAGAGGCTCGGGGGGTGGCTCAATCACCGGGCGTTCCGGCGTGTAGTCGAGCTTGGGCGGTGGTGGCAGGCTATCGGAATGAGCGTAGGCGGTGCCTCTGGAAGGAAACGCTTGCCGGTCACCAAAGCGTTTTTCGAAGGCCGTGACGGCATTCTCTGCAATGGCTGCAGAGGTGCTTTCCGTGGGAACAATGCGCCCGGATACCAACCTGAAAACAGGAACCGCAGGGATCTCTTTGAGCAACACCAACTCGCCACTGGCAAGCTGGTCTCTTAATCGGGCAGGGGTGAAACTGGAACTCGGAAGGTAGCTGGCCAGCTCCTTATCGGAGTATTGGTCCCAGCCACCCTCGATCATCAACGCTTCGTGAAGCGCAAGCGAGTGCGGGTCTGCTATTTTGGTCACGTCCGTGTTTCCACAAAGTATTAATCGGCACAATCCATGCCTGAAGTGTTAGTAAATCTACCGGAATTGCCAGTCAAATCCAAGCCAGCATTGAGTAGGTTATGGGGGCAATGGGAGACCGTTCTTACTTATCGATGGGCTCAGGTCGCGATCTGGCCTTCAGCGCCCTTTGGCAGCAATGTCTTGGGGCGCTGTCGTTTGTGTTCGCTGTGGGCTGGCACAGGCGATGACCGGGAGGCCGCCAGCGGCGGTGGTGGGTAATCGTGCCGCTTGCGCCAGCTGCGCTACACCTTGATCGGGCCGAACATTCCGGTGTAGATGAGCGAGTTCCAAATCTTCTTGATGGCCTGCCCAGTCTCTTGGTTGACGAATAGTGAGGAACGGGCACCGTGGGGGCTGCCTAGCAGGTAGTAGCGCATTGACTCCCAGGTTTCTGCCAATTCGGACCACCTCCAGCAGGGAAGCTCCTGTTCAAGTATCAGGGGCATCGCTATGGAGAGGGGTATGGTTCCGTCCATATTGAGCGCCCTATTCCATTCACACTTCACCAGGACGGGAGTTGCGTCAGGCATGTACAGCTTCACGTCTAGCTTTTCGGCCGTGATATTGGCCACAGGGTGGGGTGGTAATGCGTTCACTGACTCAATGACTTTCTCGGCCTTCCCGCTTGCAGTGTAGGGGCAAGTGATGAAGCCGTTGCGGAAGAGCCGGGTATGGTCAAGGCCGTTGTAGCCACATTGGGCGCTTGGTGTGGTCTCTGGGATACGACTGTCGTGGTTACAGACCAGTGGGTGCCAAGTCGGGTAGGTGTCAACAACCGGACCAAGCTCATCCACGATGTCCATGAGCGCTTCCCTACTGCGCATCCTGACGGACTCATCGGAGTCTCTTGGCCTTGGTACAAGGTAGGCTTCTACTTGCTCGTACCCGATGCGTGCTGCTTCGTCTGCTCTAAATGCCATGGTTCACCTCTCAATCATGAGTGCTCTCGCGCGGTATATGGTATCTTTGCATGAAAAAAGAATTTCATGCAAGGCTTCAGTGGTTCGTGTGTCATGACGGCGATGTAATCGCATGTAAGCATGGCGCAGCGGCTTAAATTTCAGGCAAAGAAAAAGCCCCAGACCGCTTGGTGTGGAGCTTTGTGTGGTGGGCCCACCTGGACTCGAGCCAGCGACCAAAATTCAAGTGCGGCCGATTCAACGAATCCGACGCCCCCTTAGTCCAGGGCCCTTCGGCCTAAATGGTATCTTCAGGCAGCGGTTTTATCGAGACCGCGCTTATAGTGCCGGGTTTGGAAGGGGAGTAGGGCTTTCATAAACGGCCTGAGATCGTGATCGAGCCCCCAGGATTGGGCCAGCCCGTCGACACGGGCCCGGGACAAACGTTCAGGAAGGCTCGCCTTCGCATCAGAGGCGACGGTTTGCAGTTCCTTCTTCTGTTCGGCACTCAGGCAGTTGAACCTGGATAAACGGTCAACCAGATAGCCGGCCAGGCGTCGCTCTTCCAGGGGCAACCCTGAAAGCGTCGGGACATAGCCCTGATGCCAGACTTCAAGGGCTGCTTTTACAACCTCTTGGTCTGTCACACGGTCGAGTCCTTTGTGTGCGACGTTAAGTAAGGAAGTCATGAAATGTCCGCGTTGATCACTTTGTATACGTTTTTATAACGTGGGTGATATTCCCTGTCAATCTGTCGAGGTTACCTGGAAAGTACTTACGGGCCTCCTCGGCGCGGTATTTGAACTCCTCGATGGAGAGTCCATGGTCAAACAGCGTGTGTATATCGTCGATGTCCTGGTCTCCATAGCGCCCGAGTTTCGAAATAGCCAGGTCCACTTTTTGAACCAGGTAGACCCAGACCGGTGAGTCTTCCTCGTTCCGGTTAAGCCAAATGGCGTCTTCCTGGTAATCCTCATGTAGCGGCGCGAGGGTCGGAGTGAAATTCGGATCGAATACGATAGAGGAAGGGCCGGTTTCCGGATCATCAAAAAAGACTTCATCCAGGGCAAGAACCAGCTCATTGGGAGAAATCCTGTCCATCGCTTCGAGCTCTATATCCAGGTCACTGCTACCACGAGCGTTAGTATGGAGATGGAGAGCACAGCCGCCGAAAATATACGCCTTACAGCTACCAGGCTTGGCCCCTCGGTCTTCCAGGAAGTCAGCCAGGTTATCGAACATTTCGAAAATGGCCTTCGCCATTGGTGTGTCCCTGTATATTTCGGTCATGGATACCCCCGTATATCAGCCTGGAAGCATAACAGAACCTCAGAGTCGTATCGTCTAGGTTAGCCGTAAAAAGCGCCGCTGACGTTTGGTTGACACCTAACGGGGAGAGGGTTATCGGAAGTGGTAATGACACCATAATGTGGCCGCAGTTTGTCACCATAAATTGGCCGCGTTGAACCGAGGTTGTTTGCTAACGACGCCAGTTCCAACGTGGCGCTTTTAAACAAAAGCGAACGTTCGCGCACCTCGGTTCGATAAATCTGCCTATCTTTTCGTAGTGTCCGCAGTGACGGGGTAGAGCCTCAAGAGGTCGATTGGTTCAGAAGCTAATCCCTTTGGCTTTTTGTTCCAATGTCTCCCTCATGTAGAGATGCAATGAGCGGGCACGCGATGCTGTCCGGCCGTGCGTGGCATTGACTGACCATGTCGCTCAGAGCCTTCTCAATTTTGACCAGCCTTTCGATCTTTTCACGCACATCCTTCAGCTTGTGCTCGGCGAGCGCACTGGCTTCCTGACAGTGAGTGCCATCTTCCAACCTTAAAAGGTCGCCGACCTCGTCGAGACTGAAACCCAGCTGCTGCGCCGTTTTAACAAATGTCAGCCGATCAATATCGGCGGAACCGTAGCGTCGAATACCACCTAGAGGTCGTTTGGGTTCCGACAACAGACCTCGCCGCTGGTAATAGCGGATCGTCTCGACATTTACATTGGCCGCCTTGGCCAAGCCGCCAATAGTCAGTGAACTGGCTTTAACCGACATACTGCTTGACTCCGTACTTGACTACGGAAGTAACCTTATCGCATCGAGTCCATGGGCAACAGGTGTCAGCGTCATGTCGAAATTCAAATCTAAATCCGGAGGTGCTTCTCTCGCTGTCGGGGGCATGGCTGGACTTCTCGCCTCGGCGTGCTGTCTCGGGCCATTGGTACTTATCACTCTGGGCGTTTCCGGTGCCTGGATCGGCAACCTGACAGCTTTGGAGCCCTATCGACCGCTGTTCATTGGCGCGGCCACCGTCGCCATGTTCTTTGCCTGGCGACGAATCTATCGCCCTGTAGAGCAATGCTCACCCGGTGAAACGTGTGCGATCCCTCAAGTCCGAAAGACCTATAAGGTGATCTTTTGGGTAGTTACGGCTCTGGTACTGGTCGCATTAGTGTTCCCTTACATTTTGCCTCTATTCTACTAAACGGAGATTTTTCTCATGCGTAAACAGTTTGTACTTGCCATGTTCCTCACTTTGCTCAGCATGTCCTCCTGGGCTGCGTCTCAAACAGTAACTCTCTCGGTGCCTGACATGACCTGTGCCGCGTGTCCGATCACCGTCAAGTTGGCCTTAAGTAAGGTGGAAGGGGTGTCGCAAGTTTCCGTGAGCTACCCTGATCGAGAAGCCGTCGTCACCTTTAACGATGCGCTCACTTCCATAGAGGCGCTCACCGAGGCCACGAGCGACGCTGGTTACCCCTCCACTCCCACGGCCTCAGAGGCGACTCCGGAGGGGCAATGAAGAATCCGAAGAACCTGCTCAGGGTCGGCATAGTAGGGTAGGGACTATTCTGGTTGCACTATGCTGCTTCACACCGATTCTGGTCATTTTGATGGCCACCGTGGGACTGGCCGCCCTGACGGGCTATCTCGACTATGTGCTTCTTCCGGCACTGGCGGTATTCATCGGCCTGACGGTTTATGCGTTCTGGCGGAAAAAGCACTATGACGCCAGCTACGAGAGCAACTTCAAAGCTCCAAGGAGTTTCCCGAGTGAAAAATGACAACAAACTGCATATTGCGGTAATCGGCAGTGGTGGTGCCGCCATGGCGGCTGCCCTGAAGGCAACAGAGCGCGGTGCCCGCGTCACCCTGATTGAACGTGGGACTGTCGGCGGCACCTGCGTAAATGTTGGCTGCGTGCCCTCGAAGATTATGATTCGTGCAGCACATATCGCGCACCTGCGAAAAGAAAGCCCGTTTGACGCGGGCATCAGTGCTGAGGCTCCTCAGGTAGACCGAGCAAAACTGCTTCAGCAACAGCAGGCACGAGTGGAGGAGCTGCGTGACACCAAGTACGAAAAGATACTTCGAGAACACAAGGACATCACAGTCCTGAACGGTGAGGCCCGGTTTGTCGATACCAATAGCCTGGTAGTCACGCTGGCTGAGGGTGGTGAAAAACCGGTTCATTTTGATCGCGCCTTTATTGGAACCGGAGCCAGACCGGCAGAGCCGCCAATAACGGGGCTGGCAGACACTCCTTACCTGACATCAACCAGTGCCTTGGCGCTGGATACCGTTCCCAAACGGCTGATCGTGATTGGTGCCGGTTTCGTTTCCTTGGAATTGGCTCAGGCATTCGACAGACTCGGCAGCAAGGTTACCGTTTTAGCCCGGAGCCGTGTGTTGTCCAGCGAAGATCCTACGATCGGAGAGGCCATAGAGGCGGCTTTTAAACGGGAAGGGATTGAGGTGCTTCGCCAGACCACGCCCAGCAACGTGGACTATAGCGACAACGAGTTTATCGTCGAGACGCCTGCCGGCACCTTGCGAGCCGACCAACTACTGGTGGCGACCGGTCGAACGCCCAATACCGAGGCCCTGAACCTGGCGAGCATTGGCGTGGAAACTTCACGCGGCGCAATTCAGGTGGATGAGCATCTGCAAACCACGGTCACCGGAATATACGCTGCTGGTGACTGCACCAATCAACCGCAGTTTGTCTATGTCGCAGCTGCCGCAGGCAGCCGAGCCGCCGTCAACATGACGGGAGGCGAGGCCAAACTCGACCTCAGTGCCATGCCCGGGGTCATGTTCACCGATCCTCAAGTCGCCACCGTTGGCCTCACTGAAGCCGAAGCAGTTGCTCGGGGTTATAGCGTGGACACCAGGCTGCTCGACTTGGAAAACGTGCCGCGTGCGCTAGTAAACTTTGACACCCATGGATTTATTAAAATGGTAGCAGAGCGCAGCACAGGCCGTTTGCTCGGGGTGCAGGTTGTCGCAGCGGAAGGCGGTGAAATTATCCAAACGGCAGTGATGGCGTTACGAGCAGGTTTGACCGTTCAGGAAATCGGCGATGACTTGTTCCCTTATCTGACCATGGTTGAAGGACTCAAACTCTGTGCGCAAACGTTCACCAAGGATGTAAAGCAGTTGTCCTGCTGTGCCGGTTAATCGCTCCGGCTCTGGTCAACGCGAGCACTGTCCAAAATTTGAACGTTCGCTTTGTGACCTTAACGTAACGCCGATTATGCGCAGTGTACTTGGGAGACCACCAGAGCCTGAAGCGGGTTCCAGGGCACGTCCTTGTGCCGACTTCGTTATTTTTTCTTCCGAGACGGTTTACTCTTTTCACCGACGGTTTCCCGCGGGTGTTTCTTGGCAAAGGTCTCGGTTACATAACGGCCTGTTACAGCGCTTCGGTATTTTTTGGACATGCGTCACCTCACATCAATGAAAAGATTCTAGC from the Marinobacter sp. LQ44 genome contains:
- a CDS encoding S-type pyocin domain-containing protein, giving the protein MTKIADPHSLALHEALMIEGGWDQYSDKELASYLPSSSFTPARLRDQLASGELVLLKEIPAVPVFRLVSGRIVPTESTSAAIAENAVTAFEKRFGDRQAFPSRGTAYAHSDSLPPPPKLDYTPERPVIEPPPEPLPPPVVISENFGLPPLGPKVFAKSCTRPSGDTDSNEGEEKASNFGTLAMLAPATVTSPGANGLRPLGLISGSAMRLAKGWAMAARIGASVMSTAASTVLLALWPSKLGDSTLYTEEELLEMAEAAIRVRFHLHVDATGNLRVAGYHVNDSTGYKDRVPVAHAELKGENFEVVVDDDFTLVWYPDDSGHRPVVSTEYPADSGIDPYSILVTPIKEDGQEHSPPGYQRPFEDQVELIVSFPKDSGIEPLYLVFQKSIGGGEGVLNKNLTGPLSADEANAPHLAKGNLPPYAEGTRARDIVLEQERVFARVHGEGNQARSWMMRQQEIEGLTPLQIQDKFALPELPNFVSDVHVPPGTNIRVGTVGAQPDWGSGGAIQYELLQRLPSSAFQNMRPLP
- a CDS encoding DUF6036 family nucleotidyltransferase; its protein translation is MAKAIFEMFDNLADFLEDRGAKPGSCKAYIFGGCALHLHTNARGSSDLDIELEAMDRISPNELVLALDEVFFDDPETGPSSIVFDPNFTPTLAPLHEDYQEDAIWLNRNEEDSPVWVYLVQKVDLAISKLGRYGDQDIDDIHTLFDHGLSIEEFKYRAEEARKYFPGNLDRLTGNITHVIKTYTK
- the merR gene encoding Hg(II)-responsive transcriptional regulator, encoding MSVKASSLTIGGLAKAANVNVETIRYYQRRGLLSEPKRPLGGIRRYGSADIDRLTFVKTAQQLGFSLDEVGDLLRLEDGTHCQEASALAEHKLKDVREKIERLVKIEKALSDMVSQCHARPDSIACPLIASLHEGDIGTKSQRD
- the merT gene encoding mercuric ion transporter MerT → MSKFKSKSGGASLAVGGMAGLLASACCLGPLVLITLGVSGAWIGNLTALEPYRPLFIGAATVAMFFAWRRIYRPVEQCSPGETCAIPQVRKTYKVIFWVVTALVLVALVFPYILPLFY
- the merP gene encoding mercury resistance system periplasmic binding protein MerP, whose amino-acid sequence is MRKQFVLAMFLTLLSMSSWAASQTVTLSVPDMTCAACPITVKLALSKVEGVSQVSVSYPDREAVVTFNDALTSIEALTEATSDAGYPSTPTASEATPEGQ
- the merA gene encoding mercury(II) reductase gives rise to the protein MTPATRATSKLQGVSRVKNDNKLHIAVIGSGGAAMAAALKATERGARVTLIERGTVGGTCVNVGCVPSKIMIRAAHIAHLRKESPFDAGISAEAPQVDRAKLLQQQQARVEELRDTKYEKILREHKDITVLNGEARFVDTNSLVVTLAEGGEKPVHFDRAFIGTGARPAEPPITGLADTPYLTSTSALALDTVPKRLIVIGAGFVSLELAQAFDRLGSKVTVLARSRVLSSEDPTIGEAIEAAFKREGIEVLRQTTPSNVDYSDNEFIVETPAGTLRADQLLVATGRTPNTEALNLASIGVETSRGAIQVDEHLQTTVTGIYAAGDCTNQPQFVYVAAAAGSRAAVNMTGGEAKLDLSAMPGVMFTDPQVATVGLTEAEAVARGYSVDTRLLDLENVPRALVNFDTHGFIKMVAERSTGRLLGVQVVAAEGGEIIQTAVMALRAGLTVQEIGDDLFPYLTMVEGLKLCAQTFTKDVKQLSCCAG